A genomic window from Cutibacterium acnes includes:
- the guaB gene encoding IMP dehydrogenase, which yields MTSDSRPTTIEELAPLALTFDDVLLQPVESNVIPSQVKTTTRVSRNISIAIPLVSAAMDTVTETRMAVAMAREGGLGILHRNLSIEDQAAMVDQVKRSEAGMIDEPITISPNATLADAEELCHTYRISGVPVVDDKENLVGIITNRDMRFEDNPQRPIREVMTAAPLVTAPVGTSPSDALSLLAAHKIEKLPLVDADGKLRGLFTLKDFVKTDKYPNATKDPQGRLRVGAAIGFFGNSWDRAMALVEEGVDLIVVDTAHGHTQGVFDMIARLKAEPAAQGVDVVAGNIATYEAAKVLCAAGVDGIKVGIGPGSICTTRVVAGVGVPQVTAIFEASKAARQYDVPVIGDGGLQYSGDIAKALVAGADSVMLGSLLAGCEESPGELAFINGKQFKTYRGMGSMGAMSARGEKLSYSKDRYFQGDVTTNDKIVPEGIEGQVAYRGPLGAVAYQLVGGLRQSMFYTGARTIDELHERGRFVRITSAGLRESHPHDIQMTVEAPNYSAH from the coding sequence ATGACCTCGGATTCCCGCCCGACCACGATTGAGGAGTTGGCACCGCTGGCCCTCACCTTCGATGACGTCCTGCTCCAGCCAGTTGAGAGTAACGTCATTCCCTCCCAGGTCAAGACGACGACGAGGGTTTCCCGCAACATTTCCATTGCGATTCCGCTCGTCAGCGCGGCGATGGACACCGTCACCGAGACCCGGATGGCGGTCGCTATGGCGCGTGAAGGTGGCCTTGGCATCCTGCACCGCAACCTGTCCATTGAGGATCAGGCTGCCATGGTCGATCAGGTGAAGCGTTCTGAGGCCGGCATGATTGACGAGCCCATCACGATCTCCCCGAATGCCACCCTGGCTGACGCCGAGGAGCTTTGCCACACCTACCGGATATCCGGGGTGCCCGTCGTCGACGACAAGGAAAACCTGGTCGGTATCATCACGAACCGTGACATGCGCTTTGAGGACAATCCACAGCGTCCTATCCGCGAGGTCATGACCGCAGCCCCACTCGTCACCGCTCCAGTGGGAACCAGCCCGTCTGACGCTCTTTCTTTGCTGGCTGCCCACAAGATTGAGAAGTTGCCGCTTGTCGACGCCGACGGTAAGTTGCGTGGGTTGTTCACTCTCAAAGACTTCGTCAAGACTGACAAGTACCCCAACGCCACCAAGGACCCGCAAGGACGGCTACGTGTGGGTGCTGCGATCGGGTTCTTCGGCAACTCGTGGGATCGCGCTATGGCCTTGGTTGAGGAGGGGGTTGACCTCATCGTCGTCGATACCGCTCATGGTCACACCCAGGGTGTTTTTGACATGATCGCCCGGCTGAAGGCCGAGCCAGCTGCCCAGGGGGTTGACGTCGTTGCGGGCAATATCGCTACCTATGAGGCTGCTAAGGTGCTGTGCGCGGCCGGGGTTGACGGCATCAAGGTCGGTATTGGGCCGGGGTCAATCTGCACTACCCGCGTCGTTGCCGGGGTGGGCGTCCCGCAAGTGACCGCGATTTTTGAAGCTTCCAAGGCTGCTCGTCAGTATGATGTGCCGGTTATCGGTGACGGTGGGTTGCAATACTCTGGTGACATCGCCAAGGCCCTGGTCGCCGGAGCTGATTCCGTCATGCTTGGCTCTTTACTGGCTGGTTGCGAAGAGTCTCCGGGCGAGCTCGCCTTCATCAACGGTAAACAGTTCAAGACTTACCGTGGTATGGGATCGATGGGAGCCATGTCGGCGCGCGGCGAGAAGCTGTCCTACTCCAAGGACCGCTATTTCCAGGGCGATGTCACGACCAACGACAAGATCGTCCCGGAGGGCATCGAGGGCCAGGTCGCTTACCGCGGGCCCCTTGGCGCAGTGGCCTACCAGTTGGTTGGTGGGCTGCGTCAGTCGATGTTCTACACCGGGGCTCGCACTATCGACGAGTTGCACGAGCGGGGCCGCTTCGTGCGCATCACCTCGGCGGGCCTGCGCGAATCTCATCCGCACGACATTCAGATGACGGTCGAAGCCCCTAATTACTCTGCCCATTGA
- the mptB gene encoding polyprenol phosphomannose-dependent alpha 1,6 mannosyltransferase MptB, with protein sequence MIATVPPDEPQPVLAHNQPDWRRLVEVLTMGFVGSVMVTLWGWGSPQGGVPTHVRPVGVAVAVSGIAGLIAIIIAWLRSRKLVGRRVLTLVVWSLPLLFSPPLLSQDGWAYAAQGWILTQGMDPYRVPQGLAEVLGKAVDTPWQATTAVYPPGSLWIQAAVVKIAHADPTWSVMLMRVPALIGVALMVWAVPRLARYAGTDPDHALWLAVCCPLTTLSVVGGMHNDGLQVGLSLVALVVAIRLALIGRGWLGLVLGGAFVGLAGSVKQPGVLAGVGIVALVHVNAVRHGGRRWLTRNCWTALLARIAAGAIPALTVFGGISAIHGLGMGWLNSTAGSPVSVTSDSPIALVVQFLRGSGGIPLNRLIGPATGVSLTLTVAAMMWCWVRWGPIPPCHIRLGRIASRSRNAVNVVTGRIGSPLRLQAGVMIVFAAFGASLQPWYLIGPLALLASVQLRRTHRDAVIGGVVATAILTMMQWYWSPYVCLPLVIVGYLIVWRIPKAWAFVTAAN encoded by the coding sequence ATGATCGCGACCGTTCCCCCCGATGAGCCTCAGCCTGTCCTGGCGCATAATCAGCCGGATTGGCGACGTCTGGTTGAGGTGTTGACGATGGGGTTTGTCGGCTCTGTCATGGTGACGTTGTGGGGGTGGGGATCTCCGCAAGGTGGTGTGCCCACGCACGTGCGTCCGGTCGGTGTGGCAGTGGCTGTCAGCGGTATCGCAGGACTGATCGCCATCATCATTGCGTGGTTGCGTTCTCGTAAACTCGTGGGACGCCGCGTGCTGACTTTGGTCGTCTGGTCCTTGCCACTGCTCTTTAGCCCGCCGCTGTTGAGCCAAGATGGCTGGGCTTACGCGGCTCAAGGTTGGATTCTCACCCAGGGGATGGATCCATACCGCGTCCCACAAGGTTTGGCTGAAGTTCTCGGCAAGGCTGTTGACACGCCGTGGCAAGCAACGACGGCGGTGTATCCCCCCGGGTCACTGTGGATTCAGGCAGCCGTGGTGAAGATCGCTCACGCAGATCCCACGTGGTCAGTGATGCTCATGCGAGTACCCGCCCTCATCGGTGTTGCACTCATGGTTTGGGCCGTCCCTCGCTTAGCACGCTACGCCGGAACCGACCCGGATCATGCCCTCTGGCTGGCGGTGTGCTGTCCATTGACGACTTTGAGCGTGGTGGGGGGCATGCACAACGACGGACTCCAGGTGGGTTTGTCCCTCGTCGCACTCGTTGTGGCCATACGTCTGGCGTTGATTGGCCGGGGATGGCTCGGGCTCGTTCTTGGTGGGGCGTTCGTCGGGCTGGCTGGCAGCGTCAAGCAGCCTGGCGTGTTGGCCGGGGTTGGCATCGTCGCCCTGGTTCACGTCAATGCGGTGCGTCATGGCGGCCGTCGGTGGTTGACGCGCAATTGCTGGACGGCGCTACTCGCGCGTATCGCAGCAGGTGCAATTCCTGCCTTGACTGTATTCGGCGGGATTTCCGCGATCCATGGGTTAGGCATGGGCTGGCTCAATAGCACGGCTGGTAGCCCGGTATCGGTGACCAGCGACTCTCCGATAGCGCTTGTCGTACAGTTTTTGCGAGGCAGCGGAGGTATTCCGTTGAATAGGCTCATTGGGCCGGCGACTGGTGTCAGCCTGACCCTTACCGTCGCTGCCATGATGTGGTGCTGGGTGCGGTGGGGCCCCATTCCGCCTTGTCATATCCGACTAGGCCGAATTGCATCGCGTAGCCGTAACGCGGTCAATGTCGTGACCGGCCGTATTGGTAGCCCGCTTCGGCTGCAGGCGGGCGTCATGATTGTCTTTGCCGCTTTCGGGGCATCTTTGCAGCCCTGGTATCTCATCGGTCCACTGGCGTTGCTCGCCTCGGTTCAGCTGCGGCGAACCCATCGCGATGCTGTCATTGGTGGCGTCGTTGCTACCGCCATACTCACCATGATGCAGTGGTACTGGTCGCCATACGTGTGCCTGCCGCTGGTCATCGTGGGGTATCTCATCGTCTGGCGGATTCCGAAAGCATGGGCTTTCGTGACAGCGGCGAACTGA
- a CDS encoding alanine/glycine:cation symporter family protein: MTSPVSANLEALVPTPLSLDQAIDNIVSPIATAISDAVFWAIPLPGGNEFPLILAWLLGAGLFFTIYLGFQQLRPASIRHSSHVMRGHFSRHTDPGDVTSFQALATELSGTVGLGNIAGVAIAIATGGPGASFWIAVAGLVGMSVKMAEATLGVKFRVINEDGTTSGGPMYYLRDGLASIGKPTLGRVLASLFAICTAFGVIGAGNMFQSNQAAYQLAMFAGGQDSWIGTHMWVVGVVFAILVGIVIVGGASKIGAATSKIVPFMGILYVIMCLAVIGANISQVGSAFEAIWSGAFTGHGVAGGILGVLIVGVQRAAFSNAAGIGTAGIAHSAVKTRRPAQEGFVAMWEPFIDSVVICTMTAITIIITGVYRNSGADGVQMTAQALKTVAPWFSSLLTLAVVLFAFSTMLSYSFYGKKAVGYLFGNSTTAERIYNALFLILLVVGAATNMASILDLADAMLFLMALPNVLGMYFLARVVAREIKGHRERIDAGVIPQVPEDAQVGMMVVNEATPEQLENADTEYALRAAAQDARSKELQLGHTAPDTERDYLQHLPEDHEIFNTMDREGKPLKDQRHES; the protein is encoded by the coding sequence ATGACATCTCCCGTTTCCGCGAATCTCGAGGCCCTTGTCCCAACTCCACTGAGCTTGGATCAAGCCATCGACAACATTGTCTCCCCCATCGCTACTGCTATTTCTGACGCGGTGTTCTGGGCTATTCCACTGCCCGGGGGAAATGAGTTCCCGCTCATTCTGGCTTGGTTACTTGGAGCCGGACTCTTCTTCACCATTTACCTGGGCTTCCAACAGCTGCGTCCAGCATCGATCCGTCACTCCAGCCACGTGATGCGGGGCCACTTCTCCCGACACACAGACCCCGGTGACGTCACCAGCTTCCAGGCCCTCGCAACCGAGTTGTCAGGAACCGTCGGCCTGGGAAACATCGCCGGTGTTGCCATCGCGATCGCAACCGGCGGCCCGGGAGCCTCATTCTGGATTGCGGTAGCCGGATTGGTGGGCATGAGCGTCAAAATGGCTGAGGCCACCCTTGGAGTGAAATTCCGCGTCATCAACGAGGACGGAACCACTTCTGGTGGCCCGATGTACTACCTACGTGACGGTCTTGCGTCGATCGGTAAACCCACATTGGGCCGCGTCCTTGCTTCTCTCTTCGCCATCTGCACTGCCTTCGGTGTCATTGGCGCCGGCAATATGTTCCAGTCCAATCAAGCTGCCTATCAGCTCGCAATGTTCGCCGGCGGTCAGGACTCCTGGATCGGCACCCACATGTGGGTCGTCGGCGTGGTCTTCGCGATACTCGTCGGGATTGTCATCGTCGGGGGTGCCTCCAAGATTGGCGCCGCGACCTCCAAGATTGTGCCATTCATGGGCATCCTCTACGTCATCATGTGCCTGGCCGTCATTGGCGCCAACATCTCCCAGGTCGGCAGTGCCTTTGAGGCCATCTGGTCCGGCGCCTTCACCGGTCACGGTGTCGCCGGGGGAATCCTCGGAGTCCTGATCGTCGGCGTCCAGCGTGCGGCATTCTCGAATGCGGCCGGTATCGGTACCGCTGGCATCGCCCACTCTGCGGTAAAGACGCGTCGTCCAGCCCAAGAAGGCTTCGTTGCCATGTGGGAGCCCTTCATCGACTCAGTCGTCATTTGCACCATGACGGCCATCACCATCATCATCACCGGGGTCTATCGGAACAGTGGTGCCGATGGCGTGCAAATGACCGCCCAGGCATTAAAGACCGTTGCCCCGTGGTTCAGCTCCTTGCTGACGCTAGCCGTAGTGTTATTCGCATTCTCGACGATGCTGTCCTACTCGTTCTATGGCAAGAAGGCCGTAGGCTACCTGTTCGGCAATTCGACCACCGCCGAGCGCATCTACAACGCACTCTTCCTCATCTTGCTGGTAGTCGGAGCTGCGACAAATATGGCATCGATTCTTGATCTGGCCGACGCCATGCTTTTCCTCATGGCGCTGCCGAACGTGCTAGGAATGTACTTCTTAGCACGCGTCGTGGCGCGCGAGATTAAGGGGCACCGGGAGCGTATCGACGCCGGAGTCATCCCGCAGGTTCCCGAGGATGCCCAAGTGGGCATGATGGTGGTCAATGAGGCAACCCCCGAACAGCTCGAGAATGCCGATACCGAGTATGCCCTGCGTGCCGCAGCCCAGGATGCTCGCAGTAAGGAGCTTCAGCTAGGACACACTGCCCCCGATACCGAGCGCGACTACCTGCAACACCTGCCGGAAGACCATGAGATTTTTAACACCATGGACCGGGAAGGCAAACCGCTCAAAGACCAGCGTCACGAGTCGTAG
- the groL gene encoding chaperonin GroEL (60 kDa chaperone family; promotes refolding of misfolded polypeptides especially under stressful conditions; forms two stacked rings of heptamers to form a barrel-shaped 14mer; ends can be capped by GroES; misfolded proteins enter the barrel where they are refolded when GroES binds), which translates to MAAKQLQFDEEARRSLERGVDTLADTVKVTLGPKGRYVVLDKKWGAPTITNDGVTVAKEVDLTDPYENLGAQLAKEVATKTNDVAGDGTTTATVLAQALVHEGLRAVASGANPVGLKRGIEKAVDAVVEELRSISRAIDTTSDMASVATISSRDETIGALIAEAFDKVGKDGVITVDESQTFGTELDFTEGMQFDKGYLSPYMVTDQDRMEAVIEDPYILIHSGKISSMNDLLPLLEKVIAAHGSLFIVAEDVDGEALSTLVVNKIRGTFSSVAVKAPAFGDRRKAMLQDIATLTGGQVVAPEVGLKLDQVGLEVLGRAKKVVVTKDNTTIVDGAGDKADVEGRVIQLRAEYDNSDSEWDREKLQERIAKLAGGVCVIRVGAATEVELNEKKHRIEDAVSATRAAIEEGIVAGGGSALIHAAHVLDGDLHLEGDEKAGVQIVAKAVREPLRWIAENGGEPGYVIVSKVAEMEPGHGYNGKTGQYVDLIADGVIDPLKVTRSALANAASIASLLLTTETLVVDKPEEDNEDK; encoded by the coding sequence ATGGCAGCTAAGCAACTTCAGTTTGACGAGGAGGCCCGTCGCTCCCTCGAGCGCGGTGTCGACACTCTCGCCGACACCGTCAAGGTGACCCTCGGTCCTAAGGGCCGTTATGTTGTCCTCGACAAGAAGTGGGGAGCCCCGACCATCACCAACGACGGTGTGACCGTCGCCAAGGAGGTCGACCTCACTGATCCGTATGAGAATCTTGGCGCCCAGCTCGCCAAGGAGGTCGCCACTAAGACCAACGACGTGGCCGGTGATGGAACCACCACCGCTACCGTGCTAGCCCAGGCTCTCGTCCACGAGGGGCTGCGCGCTGTGGCCTCTGGGGCAAACCCGGTCGGCCTCAAGCGCGGTATCGAGAAGGCTGTCGACGCCGTTGTGGAGGAGCTCCGCTCTATCTCGCGCGCCATCGACACCACCTCGGACATGGCCAGCGTTGCCACCATCTCCAGCCGTGACGAGACCATCGGCGCCCTCATCGCTGAGGCCTTCGACAAGGTTGGTAAGGACGGGGTTATCACCGTCGACGAGTCGCAGACCTTCGGCACTGAGCTTGACTTCACCGAGGGCATGCAGTTCGACAAGGGTTACCTGTCGCCTTACATGGTCACCGACCAGGACCGCATGGAGGCTGTGATTGAGGATCCTTACATCCTCATTCACTCCGGCAAGATCTCGTCGATGAACGACCTGCTCCCCTTGCTGGAGAAGGTTATTGCCGCCCACGGCAGCCTGTTTATCGTGGCCGAGGACGTTGACGGGGAGGCTCTGAGCACCCTCGTCGTCAATAAGATCCGCGGTACCTTCAGCTCGGTGGCAGTCAAGGCTCCGGCGTTCGGTGACCGCCGCAAGGCAATGCTGCAGGACATCGCCACTCTCACCGGTGGTCAGGTCGTCGCTCCCGAGGTTGGGCTCAAGCTCGACCAGGTGGGCCTCGAGGTTCTGGGCCGTGCCAAGAAGGTTGTCGTTACCAAGGACAACACCACCATCGTTGACGGCGCCGGTGATAAGGCCGACGTCGAGGGTCGCGTCATCCAGCTGCGTGCTGAGTACGACAACTCGGACTCCGAGTGGGACCGCGAGAAACTCCAGGAGCGTATCGCCAAGCTCGCTGGTGGTGTGTGCGTCATTCGTGTGGGTGCGGCCACAGAGGTCGAGCTCAACGAGAAGAAGCACCGCATCGAGGACGCTGTCTCCGCGACCCGTGCAGCCATCGAGGAGGGTATCGTCGCCGGCGGCGGCTCTGCCCTTATCCACGCTGCCCATGTGCTCGACGGGGATCTCCACCTCGAGGGTGACGAGAAGGCCGGCGTGCAGATTGTCGCTAAGGCCGTTCGTGAGCCGCTGCGCTGGATTGCCGAGAATGGTGGCGAGCCCGGCTACGTGATCGTCTCCAAGGTTGCTGAGATGGAGCCCGGACACGGTTACAACGGCAAGACCGGACAGTACGTGGACCTCATCGCTGACGGCGTCATTGACCCTCTCAAGGTGACCCGTTCGGCCCTGGCCAATGCCGCTTCTATCGCCTCGCTGCTCCTGACGACAGAGACCCTCGTCGTCGATAAGCCCGAGGAGGACAACGAGGACAAGTGA
- the groES gene encoding co-chaperone GroES, with product MATTIKPLEDRVLVQPLEAEQTTASGLVIPDTAKEKPQEGKVISAGPGRVDDKGTRVPMDVKEGDVVIFSKYGGTEVKYDGQEYLLLNARDILAVVEK from the coding sequence GTGGCAACCACGATCAAGCCGCTCGAGGACCGCGTCCTCGTCCAGCCTCTCGAGGCCGAGCAGACCACCGCTTCCGGGCTCGTCATTCCGGACACCGCTAAGGAGAAGCCGCAGGAGGGCAAGGTCATCTCCGCTGGCCCCGGTCGCGTCGACGACAAGGGCACCCGTGTTCCCATGGATGTTAAGGAGGGTGACGTCGTCATCTTCTCCAAGTACGGCGGCACCGAGGTCAAGTACGACGGTCAGGAGTACTTGCTCCTCAACGCCCGTGACATCCTCGCCGTCGTCGAGAAGTGA
- a CDS encoding LppM family (lipo)protein has product MLMLNVSRHMRRCLVLIIAPLLLLAGCAKFDTAMEIKDENHVHLKSTVGVSKSIASTSAGSLASEFSDCNNSKGSAGTGSDGTVEKFEDNSYIGCIIAGETTAADLNKEDGMQITFDKNKVSFKMTSDLFRDSGRSDRTPDASMFSDFKVSVTFPGKVLSHSGSSKVDGNTVTWTDPSDLFSSSGLTVTSKRSNGIPIWVWIIVAVAVLAIVGVVVVILNKKKGQKAGQPENGGAPWTMQYPGDGQPQGQLQQWNGQLYQGDPYAQPPYQDPRQQEPGQLWGNQPLGHVSGGATSASQTGQNPIPNQGSQPGQQPPSDPDDFWKNHGSY; this is encoded by the coding sequence ATGCTCATGCTGAATGTTTCGCGTCATATGAGACGCTGTCTCGTTTTGATTATCGCGCCCCTCTTACTGCTTGCCGGGTGCGCAAAATTTGATACTGCCATGGAGATCAAGGATGAGAATCACGTCCACCTCAAAAGTACGGTTGGTGTCTCCAAGTCAATAGCCAGTACGTCGGCTGGCTCCCTCGCCTCTGAGTTTTCCGACTGCAACAACTCGAAGGGGTCCGCCGGTACCGGCTCGGACGGCACGGTCGAGAAGTTCGAGGACAATAGTTACATCGGGTGCATCATTGCCGGGGAGACCACCGCTGCTGATCTCAACAAAGAGGATGGCATGCAGATCACCTTCGACAAAAACAAGGTGTCTTTCAAGATGACCTCGGACTTGTTCCGCGATAGCGGGCGCTCCGACCGTACTCCTGACGCGAGTATGTTCAGCGACTTTAAGGTGTCTGTGACCTTCCCGGGCAAGGTCCTCAGCCATTCTGGATCGAGCAAGGTCGATGGGAACACCGTTACCTGGACCGATCCGAGCGATTTGTTCTCCAGTTCGGGGCTGACCGTGACGAGCAAGCGCTCCAACGGCATACCGATCTGGGTCTGGATCATTGTCGCCGTCGCCGTCCTGGCCATTGTCGGCGTTGTTGTGGTCATCCTTAACAAGAAAAAGGGACAGAAGGCAGGACAACCGGAGAATGGTGGTGCTCCGTGGACCATGCAGTACCCAGGTGACGGACAGCCACAGGGGCAGCTGCAGCAGTGGAACGGTCAGCTTTACCAGGGCGACCCCTACGCGCAGCCTCCTTACCAGGATCCGAGGCAACAGGAGCCGGGTCAGCTCTGGGGCAATCAGCCTCTAGGTCATGTCTCGGGCGGCGCGACGAGTGCGTCTCAGACCGGCCAGAACCCGATCCCTAATCAGGGCTCGCAGCCGGGTCAGCAGCCCCCGTCAGACCCTGATGACTTCTGGAAGAACCACGGCTCTTACTGA
- a CDS encoding LppM family (lipo)protein, with product MLTIRRPATYFLALLLAPLVLLSGCGEFNAGFVIRDEDHIDVTVAFGVLKSSFGRDGSGQSEGFAKRLRGCSELTPPNASLTGKAKVKPFDDGTYVGCTVTGTMTATDITVQSGWPRSVANPPADVFRGHKENGPIGITFDDEIIRFHLDRSALSDFVPGVNSSGVGDMAGIGDFKVSVTFPGTVLSHSGSSKVDGGTVTWTDVNDLLSPDGLTASGKSQGGLPGWVWGIGALVMLAIGGAVAAMIINRRWWARPRDGDAAPGC from the coding sequence ATGTTGACCATACGGCGCCCAGCGACATACTTCCTTGCCTTGTTGCTGGCTCCGCTCGTCCTGCTGTCCGGCTGTGGGGAGTTCAATGCTGGCTTCGTTATTAGGGACGAAGACCATATTGACGTCACCGTCGCCTTCGGAGTCCTCAAATCTAGCTTTGGTCGGGATGGAAGTGGTCAGTCTGAAGGATTTGCCAAGCGGCTTCGCGGCTGTTCCGAGTTGACTCCACCGAATGCCAGCCTGACTGGTAAAGCGAAGGTTAAGCCATTCGACGACGGTACGTATGTCGGCTGCACGGTCACTGGCACCATGACGGCAACCGATATCACCGTTCAGTCAGGTTGGCCTCGTAGCGTTGCGAATCCGCCCGCAGATGTGTTTAGAGGGCACAAAGAAAATGGCCCAATCGGCATCACTTTCGACGACGAGATAATTCGGTTTCATCTTGACAGATCGGCTTTGTCTGATTTCGTGCCAGGTGTTAATTCTTCTGGCGTCGGTGACATGGCTGGCATCGGCGATTTTAAGGTGTCGGTGACTTTTCCCGGCACGGTGCTTAGCCATTCTGGATCGAGCAAAGTTGACGGGGGCACTGTGACGTGGACTGACGTCAACGATCTTCTTTCCCCAGATGGGTTGACGGCGTCGGGCAAGAGCCAGGGCGGCCTGCCCGGCTGGGTGTGGGGTATTGGTGCGTTGGTGATGCTGGCTATTGGTGGTGCTGTGGCTGCAATGATCATTAATAGGAGGTGGTGGGCCCGCCCGCGTGATGGGGACGCAGCGCCGGGATGCTAA
- a CDS encoding THUMP-like domain-containing protein yields MDYTVARRLVSSEGRKALDLAGAEADPDSLLAATRLRQQIDGDLAAAVLDQISLRRRAVAKIGPVAASMLWTRDGLEQATRGDVSRWRAHRLKEAGFTHVVDLGCACGADARACLDAGLEVTAVEVDPVTAELARHNLPEAHVMCADAMAVFADFRAHGDTVVMLDPARRTGRGRTWRLEDVQPPWPFVMTVLESVPAVVKLGPGVDRSQLPDLPVTYVGHRGDLVEATVWSGFEDQRAADRAVLVGPTGIEELPGRCPTPAPGELGPFVAEPHPAAIRAGSLSAIDGSLHAVSEGIAYLTAEEPVASPWLTWFAVKEVLPFDVRALRSWVHHHHVGTVEIKKRGVDVDPVTWRRKLKLSGPNRVTVICTPTTGRTKALVCDRVRLPCGLFGASSDVMS; encoded by the coding sequence GTGGATTACACCGTGGCACGGCGTCTGGTTAGTAGCGAGGGGCGCAAAGCTCTTGACTTAGCGGGTGCTGAAGCTGATCCCGACTCGTTGTTGGCTGCCACCAGGTTGCGTCAACAGATAGATGGCGATCTTGCCGCAGCGGTACTAGACCAAATCAGTCTGAGGCGTCGGGCTGTTGCGAAAATTGGGCCGGTTGCAGCGTCAATGTTGTGGACCCGTGACGGTCTAGAGCAGGCCACCCGTGGAGATGTATCGCGGTGGCGTGCACATCGCCTCAAAGAAGCCGGATTTACCCACGTCGTCGATCTTGGATGCGCCTGCGGGGCGGATGCGCGGGCATGTCTTGATGCTGGCCTCGAGGTGACAGCCGTCGAGGTCGATCCGGTAACAGCTGAGCTAGCGCGCCACAATCTGCCCGAAGCGCACGTGATGTGTGCTGACGCTATGGCGGTCTTCGCTGACTTCCGGGCTCATGGCGACACAGTTGTCATGCTCGATCCGGCTCGGCGCACGGGCAGGGGGCGAACTTGGCGGTTAGAAGATGTGCAGCCGCCATGGCCATTTGTTATGACAGTGCTTGAATCGGTGCCTGCGGTCGTCAAGCTAGGGCCTGGCGTCGACCGCTCGCAGCTGCCAGACCTCCCCGTCACGTATGTCGGACATCGTGGAGACCTGGTTGAGGCGACGGTGTGGTCTGGATTTGAGGACCAGCGGGCGGCGGATCGAGCAGTGCTGGTTGGTCCTACGGGTATAGAAGAACTCCCCGGTAGGTGTCCTACCCCTGCACCTGGTGAACTTGGCCCTTTCGTGGCTGAGCCTCACCCAGCAGCAATCCGCGCTGGCAGCCTCTCGGCGATCGATGGATCGTTGCACGCGGTGTCGGAGGGTATCGCCTATCTCACTGCAGAAGAACCCGTTGCCTCGCCGTGGCTGACATGGTTTGCGGTCAAAGAGGTCCTGCCCTTTGACGTCAGAGCGTTGCGTTCCTGGGTTCATCATCACCACGTCGGAACGGTGGAGATCAAGAAACGCGGTGTCGACGTAGACCCTGTTACATGGCGACGCAAGCTTAAGCTTTCGGGGCCGAATCGCGTGACGGTCATATGCACCCCGACGACCGGAAGAACCAAGGCGCTGGTATGTGATCGCGTGAGACTGCCATGCGGCCTGTTCGGAGCAAGCTCAGATGTGATGTCATGA
- a CDS encoding ABC transporter ATP-binding protein — translation MNIRLSNLHLSYGQRHVLDGVSLGPLERGTVTGLLGPNGAGKSTLIKAIAGLKTPTSGEVIISDDDGHVSGAQLRDVVGYLPQDVLATASLTVLESVLTSARSRSKATVERAAHVLERVGIAHIAHRFISQLSGGQRQLVALAQMVVRDPQVLLLDEPTSALDLHNQIEVLRLVRRAVDSGHRMAIVALHDLNLAACYCDRLVLLHEGGVHAEGSPSEVLTPDVLERVYGLRARVLSDDGIPVVRPVVTA, via the coding sequence GTGAACATCCGCCTGTCTAACCTGCACTTGTCTTACGGGCAGCGTCACGTACTCGACGGGGTGAGCCTCGGTCCGCTGGAGCGGGGGACGGTCACTGGGCTGCTCGGACCCAACGGAGCGGGAAAATCCACGCTCATCAAGGCGATCGCCGGGCTGAAGACCCCTACCTCGGGAGAGGTGATCATCAGCGATGACGATGGCCATGTCAGCGGAGCCCAACTGCGCGACGTCGTGGGTTACCTACCCCAGGACGTGCTTGCCACCGCATCCCTGACCGTCCTTGAGTCGGTCCTGACCTCGGCTCGCAGCAGGAGCAAAGCGACGGTGGAACGTGCCGCTCATGTCTTGGAGCGCGTCGGTATTGCCCATATCGCCCACCGCTTCATTTCCCAGCTGTCTGGCGGACAACGGCAATTGGTGGCGTTGGCGCAGATGGTAGTTCGAGATCCTCAGGTCTTGCTGCTCGACGAGCCCACCTCTGCATTAGATCTGCACAATCAGATCGAGGTGTTGCGCCTAGTGCGCAGAGCCGTTGACAGCGGGCACAGGATGGCAATCGTCGCCCTCCACGACCTGAATCTGGCTGCCTGTTATTGTGACCGCCTGGTGTTGTTACACGAGGGCGGGGTGCATGCCGAAGGATCACCCTCGGAAGTCCTCACCCCGGACGTGTTGGAGCGCGTCTATGGGCTCCGTGCCCGGGTGCTCAGCGACGACGGCATCCCCGTCGTTCGTCCAGTGGTAACCGCGTAA